In one Mucilaginibacter ginsenosidivorax genomic region, the following are encoded:
- a CDS encoding helix-turn-helix domain-containing protein gives MASNIRVQRVCQYCGKDFEAKTTVTKFCSDNCAKRGYKERIRKGKISKSEEEVKVIKSKPLKDIQAKSYLTVGDVAALLQSSEQAVYDMINSGRLAATNLGVRKTRILRADIDKLFNPPKVRPMVESIPVKPLRISDCYTIAEAEYISGMSSKAFYDLIKKHNVPKMKQGKFVYVPKKEIHKLFNK, from the coding sequence ATGGCATCCAACATTAGGGTTCAACGGGTTTGTCAATATTGCGGAAAGGACTTTGAAGCGAAGACTACAGTTACCAAATTTTGCTCGGATAACTGTGCAAAGCGTGGATATAAAGAAAGAATTCGGAAAGGTAAGATCTCGAAAAGCGAAGAAGAGGTTAAAGTCATCAAAAGTAAACCTTTGAAGGACATTCAAGCTAAATCTTACTTGACCGTTGGTGATGTTGCAGCCTTGCTGCAAAGCAGCGAGCAGGCGGTTTATGATATGATCAATTCCGGAAGATTGGCGGCGACCAACCTGGGAGTCAGGAAGACCCGCATATTGCGCGCGGATATTGATAAGCTGTTCAATCCGCCGAAAGTAAGACCCATGGTGGAAAGCATCCCCGTAAAGCCGCTGCGGATCAGCGACTGTTATACGATCGCTGAAGCCGAATACATAAGTGGCATGTCAAGCAAGGCATTTTACGACCTTATCAAAAAACACAATGTCCCAAAGATGAAACAAGGTAAGTTCGTCTATGTGCCTAAAAAGGAAATTCATAAACTATTTAACAAATAA